The following are encoded in a window of Methanobrevibacter sp. genomic DNA:
- the lonB gene encoding ATP-dependent protease LonB, producing MLDYESISNTADIEVPPLLIDQVIGHEESVETIKKAAKQRRNVLLIGDPGVGKSMLAKGMAELLPPEVLQDVLVYPNPEDSNYPLIRTVPAGQGKKIVKANKANAKSGDEKKMMITMFVTAAIFVLGLMYQRIFEAIIAALLVIFISMQIKPKVSNSAPKLLVNNGDKRFAPFMDATGAHAGALLGDVRHDPYQSGGLGTPAHERVESGMIHKAHKGVLYIDEIGTMSMKTQQELLSAMQEKKYAITGQSENSSGAMVRSQAVPCDFVLVASGNIQVLEGMHIAMRSRIRGYGYEVFMKDYMEDTEENRRKLVQFVAQEVKNDGRIPHFATDALDEIILEAKRRAGRKNALTLRLRELGGLVRSSGDVAIEEGADLVTAEHVVTAKKFARTLEQQIVDRSIIQRKEYSVFHSSGGKIGMVNGLAVMGDRSGIVMPIAAEMAPANSKNEGKIIVTGKLGEIALDSVQNVSAIIKKYTQVDISNHDIHVQFLQSYDGVEGDSASVSITAAVISAVEGIPIDQSVALTGSLSVRGDVMPIGGATAKIEAAAEAGIKKVLLPKSNMDDVMLEKKYEDMIEIVPIETIEDVLQNILINGSKKERLIKKMREISGAVTSKVSTDSMTLSQPSHN from the coding sequence ATGCTTGACTATGAATCAATTTCAAATACTGCTGATATAGAAGTGCCTCCTTTGCTTATTGACCAGGTCATTGGTCATGAGGAATCTGTTGAAACCATCAAGAAAGCAGCAAAACAAAGAAGAAACGTTCTTCTTATTGGAGATCCTGGTGTAGGTAAATCAATGTTGGCTAAAGGTATGGCTGAATTGTTGCCTCCAGAAGTGCTTCAAGACGTATTGGTCTATCCGAATCCTGAAGACAGCAATTATCCTTTGATTAGAACCGTTCCTGCTGGTCAAGGTAAGAAGATAGTCAAGGCAAACAAGGCAAATGCCAAAAGCGGTGACGAGAAGAAGATGATGATCACCATGTTTGTCACTGCAGCCATTTTCGTTCTTGGATTGATGTATCAAAGAATCTTTGAAGCCATTATCGCTGCATTGCTTGTGATTTTTATTTCAATGCAAATCAAGCCTAAAGTATCAAACAGCGCTCCAAAACTATTGGTCAACAATGGAGACAAAAGATTTGCACCATTTATGGATGCTACCGGAGCTCATGCAGGTGCATTGCTCGGTGATGTAAGACATGACCCTTACCAATCAGGTGGTCTTGGAACTCCTGCACACGAACGTGTTGAAAGCGGTATGATCCATAAGGCCCATAAGGGAGTTTTATACATTGACGAAATCGGTACCATGAGCATGAAGACTCAACAGGAACTCTTATCCGCTATGCAAGAGAAGAAGTATGCTATCACTGGTCAAAGTGAAAACAGCAGTGGTGCAATGGTTCGCTCTCAAGCTGTTCCTTGTGATTTTGTTCTTGTAGCTTCCGGAAACATTCAAGTTCTTGAAGGAATGCACATTGCTATGCGTTCAAGAATTAGAGGTTATGGTTATGAAGTCTTTATGAAAGACTATATGGAAGATACCGAAGAGAACAGAAGAAAGCTCGTTCAGTTTGTGGCTCAGGAAGTCAAGAATGATGGAAGAATCCCACACTTTGCAACCGATGCCCTTGATGAGATCATCTTGGAAGCTAAACGTAGAGCAGGCAGAAAGAATGCTTTAACCCTTAGACTAAGAGAGTTAGGTGGATTGGTACGTTCATCTGGAGATGTAGCCATTGAAGAGGGTGCCGATTTGGTAACTGCAGAGCATGTTGTAACTGCCAAAAAATTCGCAAGAACCTTGGAACAGCAAATCGTTGATAGGTCAATCATCCAAAGAAAGGAATATAGTGTATTCCATTCCTCTGGTGGAAAAATCGGTATGGTCAATGGTTTGGCGGTCATGGGTGACAGAAGCGGTATCGTAATGCCAATTGCTGCTGAAATGGCTCCTGCAAACAGCAAAAACGAAGGTAAGATCATCGTAACCGGTAAGCTTGGTGAAATTGCATTGGACTCTGTTCAGAATGTAAGTGCAATCATTAAGAAATACACTCAAGTTGACATTTCCAATCATGACATTCACGTCCAGTTCCTCCAAAGCTATGATGGAGTGGAAGGTGACAGTGCAAGCGTTTCAATAACTGCAGCTGTAATTTCTGCTGTTGAAGGAATTCCTATCGATCAATCAGTTGCACTCACCGGTTCATTAAGCGTTCGTGGAGATGTAATGCCTATTGGTGGAGCTACCGCCAAAATCGAAGCGGCAGCGGAAGCAGGTATTAAGAAAGTTCTCTTGCCAAAATCCAACATGGATGATGTAATGCTTGAGAAGAAGTATGAAGACATGATTGAGATTGTTCCTATTGAAACAATTGAAGATGTCTTGCAGAATATCTTGATTAACGGAAGCAAAAAGGAAAGACTAATTAAGAAAATGAGAGAGATAAGTGGTGCAGTAACCAGTAAGGTATCCACTGATTCAATGACTTTATCCCAACCAAGTCATAACTAA
- a CDS encoding class I SAM-dependent methyltransferase, which translates to MTENEKSIRSQEEKELIINARKPEGELGDQLLDRMNESHESLAQWGVSHLDISKDDVILDIGCGGGVNVERFLKMTDNKVYGLDYSEIAVEKSAKLNQAAIDEGRCEIIQGSVSELPFEDNSFDIITGFETVYFWPDFVNDSKEVRRVLKDDGIMFICNEAIPNEDDERQKELIDLLDMKIFSEDEFDEYLREAGFSDIICFSKDGPDSVNRELVTGWLCVIARK; encoded by the coding sequence ATGACTGAAAATGAAAAGAGCATAAGGAGTCAGGAAGAGAAGGAATTGATAATCAATGCACGAAAACCTGAAGGTGAATTGGGAGACCAGTTATTGGACCGCATGAATGAAAGTCATGAAAGCCTTGCACAGTGGGGTGTAAGCCATTTGGACATCTCAAAGGATGATGTAATTTTGGATATTGGCTGTGGCGGAGGAGTCAATGTGGAAAGATTCCTTAAGATGACTGATAATAAGGTTTATGGTCTTGATTACTCTGAGATTGCAGTAGAAAAGTCTGCAAAGTTAAACCAGGCAGCCATTGATGAAGGAAGATGTGAGATCATTCAGGGATCCGTATCCGAACTTCCTTTTGAAGATAACAGCTTTGATATCATCACTGGATTTGAAACCGTTTACTTCTGGCCTGATTTTGTCAATGATTCAAAGGAAGTCAGAAGGGTTCTTAAAGATGATGGAATAATGTTCATCTGCAATGAGGCAATTCCAAATGAAGATGACGAACGTCAAAAGGAGCTCATTGACCTTTTGGATATGAAAATATTCTCAGAGGATGAATTTGATGAATATTTGAGAGAGGCAGGATTCTCAGATATAATATGCTTCTCTAAGGATGGTCCCGACAGTGTCAATAGGGAATTGGTCACAGGATGGCTTTGTGTAATTGCCAGAAAATAA
- a CDS encoding hydroxymethylglutaryl-CoA synthase, whose amino-acid sequence MAGIVGYGANVPSYRIKVEEIAKVWGDNPDSISNGLIVNEKSVPSSDEDTATIAVTAARYALARAQIDPQDIGAVYVGSESHPYAVKPTATIVAEAIGATPDMTAADLEFACKAGTAGIQATMGLVDSGMIKYGLAIGADTSQGAPGDALEYTASAGGAAYIIGDKNTIADFGTTYSYTTDTPDFYRREGQPYPSHGGRFTGDPAYFKHVFGAAKGLLEKTDTKVEDYDYAIFHQPNGKFYLRAATKLGFTPEQYKDGLLTPNVGNTYSGAVPLALSNVLDKAEPGDKIFIVSYGSGAGSDGFTLTVNDRIEEVKNLAPTTEEILSKKIYVDYAVYAKFKGKLRMA is encoded by the coding sequence ATGGCAGGAATTGTTGGATATGGGGCGAATGTGCCTTCATATAGAATAAAAGTAGAAGAAATCGCAAAAGTATGGGGAGATAACCCTGATTCAATCTCAAACGGTTTAATCGTTAATGAAAAATCAGTGCCTTCTTCTGATGAAGATACTGCAACCATTGCAGTTACCGCTGCAAGATATGCATTGGCTAGAGCACAGATTGATCCTCAAGACATTGGAGCAGTTTATGTTGGTTCAGAATCTCATCCTTATGCAGTAAAACCAACTGCTACCATTGTTGCAGAAGCTATTGGCGCTACTCCTGATATGACTGCAGCAGACTTGGAATTTGCTTGTAAGGCAGGTACTGCAGGTATTCAAGCCACTATGGGTCTTGTAGACTCAGGAATGATCAAATATGGTTTGGCCATTGGTGCAGATACTTCTCAAGGAGCTCCTGGAGATGCATTGGAATACACTGCATCTGCTGGTGGTGCAGCTTATATCATTGGTGATAAGAACACCATTGCTGACTTTGGAACCACTTACAGTTACACTACTGACACTCCTGATTTTTACAGAAGAGAAGGTCAACCTTATCCAAGTCACGGTGGAAGATTCACCGGGGATCCAGCTTACTTCAAACATGTATTCGGAGCAGCAAAAGGATTGCTGGAAAAAACAGATACAAAAGTGGAAGATTATGATTATGCTATTTTCCATCAACCTAACGGTAAATTTTACTTAAGGGCAGCCACTAAATTAGGATTCACTCCTGAACAATATAAGGATGGTCTTTTAACTCCTAATGTAGGTAATACCTATTCCGGTGCTGTTCCTTTAGCGCTTTCCAATGTATTGGACAAAGCGGAACCTGGAGACAAGATTTTCATAGTATCATATGGTTCCGGTGCAGGTAGTGACGGATTTACATTGACTGTAAACGATAGAATTGAAGAAGTTAAGAATTTAGCTCCTACAACTGAAGAGATCCTTTCTAAGAAGATTTATGTTGATTATGCAGTTTATGCTAAATTTAAAGGAAAACTTAGAATGGCATAG
- a CDS encoding thiolase domain-containing protein: protein MRDVAIIGASQTKFGELWDSSFRELISQAGLGAMEDANLSGADLEAMFVGNMSAGLFVGQEHIAALISDSMGMNPIPCTRVEAACASGGLALRQGIMAVASGYHDIVVAAGVEKMTDVVDATPAIATASDQEWEAQQGATFPSLYAMIAQRHMYEYGTTREQLAMMSVVNHKNASNNPNAQFPFEVTVDKVLASSPVADPLTLLDCSPVSDGAAAIVICAAERAKEFTDTPVYVRASAQSSGTIALHSRKDITTLDATIAASRKAYDMAGVTVKDIDATEVHDCFSINGLLAIEDLGFAKKGEGGIVLEEGQTNIDGDCPINPSGGLKARGHPLGATGIAQAAEIVWQLRGEAGKRQVDGAEIGMTHNVGGTGGTCAVHIFGRDLN, encoded by the coding sequence ATGAGAGATGTTGCAATTATCGGAGCTTCCCAAACAAAATTCGGAGAATTATGGGACAGTTCATTTAGAGAATTAATTTCACAAGCTGGTCTTGGAGCTATGGAAGATGCAAACCTTAGCGGTGCAGACTTGGAAGCCATGTTTGTAGGAAACATGTCTGCAGGTCTTTTCGTAGGCCAAGAACATATAGCAGCACTTATTTCCGACAGTATGGGTATGAACCCTATTCCATGTACAAGAGTTGAAGCTGCTTGTGCATCCGGTGGATTGGCACTAAGGCAAGGTATTATGGCTGTTGCTTCAGGATATCATGACATTGTTGTAGCTGCAGGTGTGGAAAAGATGACTGATGTTGTGGATGCAACACCAGCTATTGCTACCGCTTCCGACCAAGAATGGGAAGCACAGCAAGGAGCTACTTTCCCATCATTGTATGCTATGATCGCTCAAAGGCATATGTATGAATATGGAACCACAAGAGAGCAATTGGCTATGATGTCTGTAGTAAACCATAAGAACGCTTCAAACAACCCTAATGCTCAATTCCCATTTGAAGTGACTGTAGACAAGGTATTGGCATCCTCTCCTGTTGCAGACCCATTAACCTTATTGGACTGTTCACCTGTTTCTGACGGTGCAGCAGCTATCGTTATCTGTGCAGCGGAAAGGGCTAAGGAATTCACAGACACTCCTGTTTATGTAAGGGCATCTGCACAATCTTCTGGAACCATTGCATTACACAGCAGAAAGGACATCACTACCTTGGATGCAACCATTGCCGCTTCCAGAAAAGCTTATGATATGGCAGGTGTAACCGTAAAGGACATTGACGCTACAGAAGTTCACGACTGTTTCTCAATCAATGGATTGCTTGCAATTGAAGACCTTGGATTTGCTAAAAAGGGTGAAGGTGGAATTGTTCTTGAGGAAGGACAGACCAATATTGATGGTGACTGTCCAATTAACCCATCCGGCGGTTTAAAGGCAAGAGGACACCCTCTTGGAGCTACTGGTATCGCTCAAGCTGCTGAAATCGTATGGCAATTAAGAGGAGAAGCAGGCAAACGTCAAGTGGATGGTGCTGAAATCGGTATGACCCATAATGTAGGTGGTACTGGTGGTACTTGTGCTGTTCACATCTTCGGTAGAGATTTAAATTAA
- a CDS encoding TMEM175 family protein has translation MMDEKSRLSSSEENDGEETKEKMGSHISSHKGFLEAFSQPLDIDPGRIMGLTDGIFGMVMTLLIFGMALPEAKIVNDIGFISFASSLAPTVGITIVSFILIASFWIYHHEFIRIKSLNMPYLWLNIFFLACISFIPFTTSIVGNYSHFFFANVIFGANIFLTILFFLLMFHYAHKMGFLEEYSGEEDKKYVYHTLYIIMGVTVIVNLLDFNVNHHFIYLFLLVPIISTIRDILYKINHE, from the coding sequence ATGATGGATGAAAAAAGTAGATTATCCTCCAGTGAAGAAAATGACGGTGAAGAGACAAAAGAAAAGATGGGCAGTCACATTAGCTCCCATAAAGGGTTCTTAGAAGCCTTTTCACAACCGTTGGATATAGACCCTGGAAGAATAATGGGATTGACAGATGGGATATTTGGAATGGTAATGACCTTATTGATCTTTGGTATGGCTCTGCCAGAGGCAAAGATAGTAAATGATATTGGATTCATAAGTTTCGCATCTTCCCTTGCCCCTACAGTGGGAATAACCATCGTAAGTTTCATACTAATCGCATCATTTTGGATCTACCACCATGAATTCATTAGAATAAAAAGCCTGAACATGCCATATCTATGGTTGAATATCTTCTTTTTGGCTTGTATATCCTTCATTCCATTTACAACATCAATCGTTGGAAACTACTCACACTTCTTCTTTGCAAATGTAATCTTTGGAGCCAACATATTCCTAACAATACTGTTCTTTTTATTGATGTTCCATTATGCACATAAAATGGGATTCCTTGAGGAGTATTCAGGAGAGGAAGATAAGAAATATGTTTACCACACCCTTTATATAATCATGGGAGTTACAGTTATTGTAAATCTGCTTGACTTTAATGTGAATCATCACTTCATCTATTTGTTCCTATTGGTCCCTATCATTTCAACAATAAGGGACATCCTTTATAAGATAAATCATGAATAA
- the thsA gene encoding thermosome subunit alpha yields MAQGQPIFILPEGTNRLLGRDAQRTNILAGKVLAETVRTTLGPKGMDKMLVDGLGDIVVTNDGVTILKEMDIEHPAAKMLVEVAKTQEDEVGDGTTTAVIIAGELLKKSETLLDMDIHPTIIAMGYRQAAEKAQEILDDIAIEDISRDMLVKVAMTAMTGKGTEKAREPLANLIVDAVQQVADDGEVDTDHIKIEKKDGAVVEESTLIQGVIVDKEKVHPGMPSELKDAKVVLINSPLEVKETEVDAEIRITDPAQMQAFIEQEEQMVRDMVNKIADVGANVLFAQKGIDDLAQHYLAKAGIMAVRRVKKSDIEKLAKATGATVVSNLDDLTEDDLGHAGSVIEKKISGDDMIFVEECQEPKAVTLLVRGSTKHIVAEIDRAVDDAIGVVAATVEDGQVVAGGGAPEIAMAKKLKEYAQSISGREQLAVTAFAESLEIVPKTLAENAGLDSIDSLVDLRAAHEKSPYMGLNVFTGDVTDMKEEGVVEPKRVKKQAIQSASEAAEMILRIDDVIASSGTSAGDMPMDPGMGGMPPMM; encoded by the coding sequence ATGGCACAAGGTCAACCTATTTTCATTTTACCTGAAGGAACTAACAGATTGTTAGGCAGAGATGCACAAAGAACCAACATCTTAGCAGGTAAAGTATTAGCAGAAACTGTAAGAACCACTTTAGGTCCAAAAGGTATGGACAAAATGTTAGTGGACGGACTCGGAGACATTGTAGTAACCAACGACGGAGTTACTATCTTAAAAGAAATGGATATTGAACACCCTGCAGCAAAAATGCTCGTGGAAGTTGCAAAAACCCAAGAAGATGAAGTTGGGGACGGAACCACCACTGCAGTAATCATTGCTGGAGAATTACTCAAAAAATCCGAAACTTTATTAGACATGGACATTCACCCAACCATTATCGCTATGGGATACAGACAAGCTGCTGAAAAGGCACAAGAAATCTTAGATGACATCGCAATCGAAGACATTTCCCGTGACATGTTAGTCAAAGTGGCTATGACCGCTATGACCGGTAAAGGAACTGAAAAAGCTCGTGAACCTTTAGCAAACTTAATCGTAGACGCTGTACAACAAGTAGCTGATGATGGTGAAGTTGACACTGATCACATTAAGATTGAGAAGAAAGATGGTGCAGTAGTGGAAGAATCCACCTTAATCCAAGGTGTAATCGTAGACAAGGAAAAAGTACACCCAGGTATGCCATCTGAACTTAAAGATGCAAAAGTTGTCTTGATCAACTCTCCTTTAGAAGTTAAGGAAACTGAAGTTGATGCTGAAATCAGAATCACTGACCCTGCTCAAATGCAAGCATTCATCGAACAGGAAGAACAAATGGTCAGAGATATGGTCAACAAAATCGCAGATGTCGGTGCAAACGTATTATTCGCACAAAAAGGTATCGACGACTTAGCACAACACTACTTAGCTAAAGCAGGAATCATGGCTGTAAGAAGAGTCAAGAAATCCGACATAGAAAAATTAGCTAAAGCAACCGGCGCTACCGTTGTATCCAACTTAGATGACTTAACTGAAGATGACTTAGGTCACGCAGGTTCCGTAATCGAGAAGAAAATTTCCGGTGACGACATGATCTTCGTAGAAGAATGTCAAGAACCTAAAGCAGTAACCTTATTAGTCAGAGGAAGTACCAAACACATCGTAGCTGAAATCGACAGAGCTGTAGATGACGCAATCGGTGTAGTGGCTGCTACCGTAGAAGACGGTCAAGTTGTAGCTGGTGGAGGAGCTCCTGAAATCGCTATGGCTAAAAAACTTAAAGAATATGCTCAATCAATCAGCGGAAGAGAACAATTAGCAGTAACCGCATTTGCAGAATCCTTAGAAATTGTTCCTAAGACCTTAGCTGAAAACGCTGGTTTAGACAGCATTGACTCTTTAGTAGACTTAAGAGCTGCTCATGAAAAATCCCCTTACATGGGATTAAACGTATTCACTGGTGATGTTACTGACATGAAAGAAGAAGGTGTTGTAGAACCTAAACGTGTCAAAAAACAAGCTATCCAATCTGCTTCCGAAGCTGCTGAAATGATCTTAAGAATCGATGACGTAATTGCTTCCAGCGGAACCAGTGCAGGCGACATGCCAATGGACCCAGGTATGGGTGGCATGCCTCCAATGATGTAG
- a CDS encoding ribose-phosphate diphosphokinase yields MIIGGSASQKLAANVAKELGETLCPLETKKFPDGERYVRIKGEVEKNATVIQSTGFPQDENLIELLFILRTLKDLGAEHIKVVVPYLGYGRQELRFKDGEAISAQLVANLIEESGADEFISINLHEDSVRDFFNIPTANLSAMPPIAEYLADKVENPIIIAPDKGAMDFAEEIAEILGCNCTYMSKVRLGPDKVETRIVDVQCDFDSEDLDKVKKGSKVNIDSVEGKEAIIIDDIIATGGTIVNAIGILKEHGAKSVDVCCVHPVLVNDAVLKIMAAGARDLSSTDTLKSDVSSISVAKLIADALR; encoded by the coding sequence TTGATAATTGGTGGTTCAGCATCACAAAAATTGGCAGCAAATGTTGCAAAGGAATTAGGAGAAACCTTATGTCCTCTTGAAACTAAAAAGTTCCCAGATGGTGAAAGATATGTGAGGATCAAAGGGGAAGTTGAAAAGAACGCAACAGTCATTCAATCAACCGGATTTCCTCAAGATGAAAATCTAATTGAATTACTCTTCATACTCAGAACCCTCAAGGACTTAGGTGCAGAGCACATTAAAGTGGTTGTCCCATATTTAGGTTATGGAAGACAGGAATTAAGATTTAAGGATGGTGAAGCCATCTCTGCACAATTGGTAGCTAACTTGATTGAAGAATCCGGCGCAGACGAATTCATTTCAATCAACCTGCACGAAGACAGTGTCAGGGACTTCTTCAATATTCCAACTGCGAACCTTTCCGCCATGCCTCCAATTGCAGAATACCTTGCAGACAAAGTGGAAAACCCTATCATCATAGCTCCGGATAAGGGGGCAATGGACTTTGCAGAGGAAATAGCTGAAATCCTTGGCTGCAACTGCACATATATGAGCAAAGTCAGATTAGGTCCTGATAAGGTGGAAACCAGAATCGTCGATGTTCAATGTGATTTTGACAGCGAAGATCTTGATAAGGTCAAAAAGGGTTCCAAGGTCAACATTGACTCTGTGGAAGGAAAGGAAGCAATCATCATTGATGACATCATAGCTACAGGTGGAACAATCGTTAATGCAATAGGCATCTTAAAGGAACATGGCGCAAAGTCAGTTGACGTATGCTGTGTTCACCCAGTGCTTGTAAACGATGCTGTCTTGAAGATTATGGCTGCTGGAGCTCGTGACTTGTCAAGTACAGATACCTTGAAATCCGATGTAAGCAGCATTTCTGTAGCAAAATTGATTGCAGATGCATTAAGATAA
- the cobQ gene encoding cobyric acid synthase CobQ, translated as MTKCLMIQGTASNAGKSLIVAALCRIYTKRGYKVAPFKSQNMSLNSYTTKENKEIAIAQVLQAKAANIDPTVDMNPILLKPKGESCSQVIIQGEAVGNKDFFRKYDKTKATQKDIDNNLMDDEDYRIIAKEAVIDSLNKLKKEYDIIIMEGAGSPAEINLREGDLANMGAAEIADANVLLVGDIDKGGVFASIAGTFLLLDDADRSRFKGVIINKFRGKQELLCSGIERLEEIIEVPVLGIVPYAENLQLPEEDSASLKEHDWTKEFKEGDNHIIIGVVKLPKIANFTDIDPFDTEDDVEVRMIEVYNYEEKIKDVDALILPGTRNSTEDISELEKSGLADRIRELSKERKIPIIGICGGYQILGNRIYDKDHKESKLDEVEGLGLLDIESEFIREGKIVKQSIAKVEIDTDNYSNQDNKENMFHEIFSKINGEEVTGYELHEGTTNLIGAKPLFRIEKGIGNNDNDQFDGAYDGNVFGTYFHGIFNNYNIRREFLNHIRKSKGLEERTGEDPYETSVENSLEKLANIVEEALDMDYIDKLIFEE; from the coding sequence ATGACAAAATGTTTAATGATTCAAGGAACCGCTTCCAATGCAGGAAAAAGTTTAATTGTTGCAGCCCTCTGCAGAATATATACAAAAAGAGGATATAAGGTTGCACCATTCAAGTCACAGAATATGTCTTTAAATTCATATACCACTAAAGAGAATAAGGAAATAGCCATTGCACAGGTATTACAGGCAAAGGCAGCAAACATAGATCCTACAGTGGATATGAACCCTATACTCTTAAAGCCAAAAGGTGAATCCTGTTCACAAGTTATCATTCAAGGTGAAGCTGTAGGGAATAAGGACTTCTTTAGAAAGTATGACAAGACCAAAGCAACTCAAAAGGACATAGACAACAATCTGATGGATGATGAAGACTATAGAATCATTGCAAAGGAAGCCGTAATAGACTCATTGAACAAGTTGAAGAAGGAATACGACATAATCATTATGGAAGGTGCAGGATCTCCTGCTGAAATCAACTTGAGAGAAGGAGACCTTGCAAATATGGGAGCTGCAGAAATAGCCGATGCAAATGTCCTTCTTGTTGGAGACATTGACAAGGGAGGGGTATTTGCATCAATAGCAGGAACTTTCCTATTGCTTGACGATGCAGACAGGTCAAGATTCAAGGGAGTCATTATAAACAAATTCAGAGGAAAACAGGAATTGCTATGCTCTGGAATTGAAAGGCTTGAAGAAATCATTGAAGTTCCAGTTCTTGGAATAGTTCCCTATGCAGAAAACTTGCAGCTTCCTGAAGAGGATTCCGCATCACTTAAAGAGCATGATTGGACAAAGGAATTCAAAGAAGGTGACAATCATATAATAATCGGAGTTGTAAAGCTTCCGAAAATAGCCAATTTCACAGATATCGACCCATTTGACACAGAAGATGATGTTGAAGTGAGGATGATTGAAGTCTACAACTATGAAGAGAAGATTAAGGATGTTGATGCTTTAATATTGCCTGGAACAAGAAACTCCACTGAAGACATTTCAGAGCTTGAAAAGTCAGGATTGGCAGACAGGATAAGGGAATTGTCCAAAGAAAGAAAGATACCAATCATAGGAATCTGTGGAGGATACCAAATCTTGGGAAACAGGATTTATGATAAGGACCATAAGGAATCCAAACTTGATGAAGTGGAAGGATTAGGTCTTTTGGACATTGAAAGCGAATTCATTCGTGAAGGAAAGATTGTAAAGCAAAGCATTGCTAAAGTAGAAATAGACACTGATAATTACTCTAATCAAGATAATAAAGAAAATATGTTCCACGAAATCTTTTCCAAAATCAATGGCGAAGAGGTCACAGGCTATGAATTGCATGAAGGAACCACAAACCTGATAGGTGCAAAGCCATTGTTTAGAATAGAAAAGGGAATTGGAAACAATGACAATGACCAATTTGACGGAGCATATGATGGAAATGTATTTGGAACCTATTTCCATGGAATATTCAACAATTACAATATAAGAAGGGAATTCTTAAACCATATCAGAAAAAGCAAAGGCTTGGAAGAAAGAACAGGTGAAGATCCATATGAAACCAGTGTTGAAAATTCCCTTGAAAAATTAGCGAATATTGTAGAGGAAGCATTGGATATGGATTATATTGATAAACTAATTTTTGAAGAATGA